In the genome of Scylla paramamosain isolate STU-SP2022 chromosome 10, ASM3559412v1, whole genome shotgun sequence, the window ccctcctattgttctccaaaactgtgcctttgtgcttgcaccttgcctagtcaaactctttcagttctgtctgtcaaccttttccttcttgctggaagtttgcctacattcagcctgttcctaaaaagggcgacttattgatttaatttcttgcctatctaaagttttagattatattctcaacaggaagatttttaaacatctatcacttcacaaccatctatctgatcaccagtatgggttccgtcaaagctgctctactggtgatcttctggctttccttactgagtcttggtcatcctcttttagagattttggtgaaacttttgctgttgccttggacatatcaaaagcttttgatagagtctggcacaaagctttgatttccaaactaccctcctacggcttctatccttctctctgtaacttcacctcaagtttcctttctgactgttctattgctgctgtggtagatggtcactgttcttctcctaattctgttaacagatttagggttctgtcctgttacccactctcttattattcatcaatgacctaaaccaaatttcttgtcccatccactcctacactgatgataccaccctgcacttttccccatcttttcatagatgtccaacccttcaggaagtaaaaatttcatgcagggaagccacagaacgcttggcttctgatctttctaaaatttctgattagggcagagcaaacttggtattgttcaatgcctcaaaaactcaattcctccatctatcaactcaacacaagcttccagacaactatcccctcttcttcagtgacactcaactgtccccctcttctacactgaacatcctcggtctgtcctttacttataatctgaactggaaacttcacatctcatctctatctaaaacagcttctatgaagttaggcgttctgagacgtgtccgccagtttttctcacctttccagCTCCTAAATCTGTACaaagccttatccgtccatgtatggagtatgcttcacatgtcgggagagggttccactcataccattcttctagatagggtggaatcaaaagcttttcgtctcatcaactcctctcctgtaactgactgtcttcagcctctctcatcgctgcagtgttgcatctctagctgtcttctaccattattttcatgccaagtgctcttctgatcttgctaactgcatacctcccctcctcctgcggcctcactgcacaagactttcttctttctctcacccatattctgtccacctctctaatgcaagagttaaccagtattctcaatcattcatccgtttctctggtaaactctggagctccctgcctgcttctgtatttccaccttcctatgacttgaattccttcaagagggagatttcaagacacttatccttcaacttttgactaccgctttggatccttttgggactggcatctcagtgggctttttttatttattggatttttgttgcccttggccagtgtccctcctacataaagaaagaaagaaaaaaaagtgctttagacctcactgggagtaattgttgtttcagcaggtgtctactgcctcctctttttagcttgttacagcTCATTAGGAATTTCTTAGCAACTAATTTACATGGTTCCAGTGTATACTGTATTGTTCATTTATGACTGTACTGGTACCTCACATACTTTTGCTATTTGTACATAGTCTGTGGCTCATCAGGATGGGATTGGTGTTCCACCTGctcatgtgtttgtgttttctgtgGTGCAGCATTACTTTCCTGAGATGTCACTCACTTTTGTTCTCTGTGTACTTTTTGACTCATAAGAACTTCTTATAGCATCCCAAGTTTATTCACAGGGTTGGAAAAAAGATGTTAAAAGATTAATCAATCATGAATTTCTCCTTTATCAGTCACAATATTGTCTcctaaaaagtgaaaaaaaaaaaaataataataattataataatatgaATTGGAAACAATCTGAAGCTCTTCATAAAGAGTAAATTCAAAATACATAACAGGGAAGGTACTAGTTATATTTACAGTAGGGTATGTGACAATGCACAGTTGTTATAATGTACTACTGCAATAAGGCaccaaaattttaataaatatttgataTGAATAATGAACCAACACTGGCATAATGAACTCGCCACTTGTGTgagcactggaattttaatgaaaatttgattggaataacaaactaaaactaaCAAGACTAACTAGCCATTTGTGTGAGCACTGATATTTTAGTAAAAATCTTATTTAAATAACAAACTAGAACTTgcaagactaactcaccagctgtgtgATCTACTGCTCACTTATccactcccttttttcccttttctttcccttctttcatcttgtctcagtccctccctgtcacctccctgcccccttacctgtcagagataagggacaagggagtgaaactctctctctctctctctctctctctctctctctctctctctctctctctctctctctctctctctctctctctctctctctctctctcattcatttattcattcattcattcattcattcattcattcattcattcattcattcatttttgtcattttcacttcatcttttctcactccttctcagtcatatatgtaattccatttttgttctcaatcattctcattatatttagcaatcctttgaattgttcttactttcagagagagagagagagagagagagagagagagagagagagagagagagagagagagagagagagagagagagagagagagatggttgaatggaaggagggaggagggcaggggagagagagagagagagagagagagagagagagagagagagagagagagagagagagagagagagagagagagagagagattcagcttAGGCAggatttactgtatgtatacATGTGATGCTGACAGCAGGTAAATGTGACtgatacttgtcaaagcagcatGAAACTTGGGGGTGATAATATGCAAAACTCTgagggatggtaagaatttaggactaggcATAAAACTCAGGAGGGTACTGTATACATTTGTTGTACTATCTCAAATTTAGTAGTACAAATGTGctcattttaatgtttttttttttttttattgtggaattctttatattattttctagttcccataggttcttcagttGCCATAACAAACACAATGTTGGAACAAATCATGTTCGTTGTCATGTATCTTACTATATATAGTGCATATATGGTAACTAAATCATCAAAGAGGCAGAGAATATAAGCAGTTTCATAGAATATGTTTCATTCACTACAGATGCATATGAATGAAATTAGCTTCCTACATTATTAGTCATACATTCAATtcaaaagattaaaaaattgATTAGTAAAAACTTGTACTGATTTCTTTGATCAGACTAAAATAAACTCATACTATTCAAATCATAACAACCATAGTTATTCATACATACCCACCTTTCCTGCTTGCATCCTTAGCATAGCTCTCCAAGATCCTTATAGCACCATAATGATCCAACTCTTTTTATGGTCTCATTGTGACTAACCAGGActaattttttttacctactttTCTTCTCAGTTTGCTCATGGGAACTTATCAGTCTTTTCTCAACTGTTCACATGCTATCTTTTCCTTtgtgctattattattaatatttttatttattattattattattattattattattattattattattattattattattattatatttattttttattatcattattttttaaagaTTAGGACACTATTTGTATGCTGTTAGTCATTTGgcacctacatttttttttgtcaagctATAAGCTGTACAGTGTAGGATTCATGGTACATGACCAAGTATCTGTAAAATGAGACTAATATTAGCAGCTGCAGTGTGCACTGGGTATAGAATGATGTATTTTATtgtataattattgtttttgtggtactTTTTTCCCAATCAAGAGATCCCTTTTataccctttcttcttcttttgcttattGACTTAATGTGATGATACTGATTTAGAAGAGGTATTTTACTTTGTGTGGAAAGTGGAAATAGGAAGGTAATGTATTACTGTACTTTTTAAGGGGTGTTACTGCATGGCCCACCTGGCTGTGGCAAGACCTTGCTGGCCCGGGCTGTGGCTAAGGAAGCTGGTGCTCGCTTCATCAACCTGGATGTTGCATCCCTTACTGACAAATGGTATGGGGAATCTCAGAAGCTTTCTTCAGCTGTCTTCTCCCTGGCTATGAAGCTTGAGCCATGTATTGTGTTTATTGATGAAATAGGTAAGCAGTCTTGTCTATTTCAAGGACATGTGTATTAGCAGTATAGGAAAAGTGAACTAAGGCACATTGATAAGATAGGAGTATGTGTATATACTGATAACTTTACAACTTATTACCTATAATAGGCATTTGTTTCTATGTACTTTgaaattttactatttttaatttaattttgaaatttattatctttatgAGAACAAGGATATGCAGAATAAGGTGACAATTGATCATTCTTGATTATAAAATTTAATTGTCTGTTTATGTTACTAAACTGTAAGTACAGTGAACCCCCAGTATATTGAAGTTCAGTTATCACTGCTTtacttttatgcattttttcatTGGAACCTAATTATTTTTACAATGCGGGAAATCACatttttatgtggaaaaattgGCTATTATATTTGATAAAATACAAGATAAATCGTGGCATGGGTTGAGGAAATACCCAGACTAGTTTAGGTGCACTTGTACATTTGGCAACACTGCCTGCTGATAGGTTGGCACCTAGGCCAAGGCAACAGTACAGTTCACACCAGCCTGTTATTGTCAACAGTCAGCTTTTGGCAAGTGGAGTGGGCTCCAGCTGATGTTGGTTGGTCAGTCATGTAAGCAATAATTTTCGTTGCCAGTCTCACATTGTGGGTTGGTGTGTTCGTGTGAGTGCTGTacattgctgttactgttggGTGGTGGTTGGGTTGGATGATCATGCAGAAGCAGGTCTTGTCACCAGTCAGCGTTGTGTATGGGTTGTTatccttgtggtggtggtttggagTGTTATGTAAGTGTTGTACAAACATTCTGGTCATTGTtgggtcggtggtggtggtcggtgtgTTGTGCACATGGTGCATGTTCCTAATTCGTCGAGTTGGCAGTTTATCACCATTACTGCCACAAGGTGAATGGTTTAATtgggggctttttttttctctctctcttttcttctcctgaaCCACAGTTGACATATCACAGAATTTAGTACTTCATGGGTGCCTTTGGAACATAACCCTGTGATGAACTGAGGGTTTGCTGTACTGATGTGTATtctgatgtttattttttgctagAATCATAGTAACACTGCTAAGTTTATAGTTGGTAATTATGGACATATCAAGGAGTATTACTCTGCTTGATGAAGGTATTGTGCTGAATGGCCACTGCTCCTCAGATTCCTTCCTGCGAGTACGGGCCACAGGAGATCATGAGGCCACAGCCATGATGAAGGCTCAGTTTCTGCAACAGTGGGATGGTCTAGCCACTGATCATGGACGTTGTGTGGTGGTTATGGGGGCCACCAATAGACCACAAGATGTGGACCGCGCCATTTTACGTCGCATGCCAGCTGCATTTCACATTCCACTCCCAGTCAGTCAACAAAGCACATTAAACTTTGGGACCTGACTTATTTCTTGTACTAAAACTTAGGGAGCTGACTTACTTACTTTTACTGCTATGTAATTTTGACAATGGCATTTGATCAtcattgaattattattagtaataatTTGCCAAAATACTAGaagtagataaacaaatgagaTTGCTGTAGTGTGTAAAATATTTTATTGGCAGGGAGTGGAACAACGTGAAGAGATTCTACGTCTAGTGTTACGGGAAGAGGCTGTAAGAGAAGATGCTGATATTGCTGGTTTGAGTAGACAGACTGAAGGTTTCTCTGGCTCAGATCTGCTGGAGTTGTGTCGCACTGCCTCTGTATATCGACTGCGCCACTTTCTGGAAATAGAGTGAGTGGAATGGGATGGATGCCATTACATAATTATGAGCTGAATGGCATTGTGTAGCATGTTTTTATATGTTAATTTTTTAGTTTCTTGCATTTTTATGTTTTCTGCATATGGGGCACAAATGCCATTTTTTTGTACAATAAAAGTCCTATCTTTTGGCATTTACAAGGCTAAACAGGTGCTGAAACTTTGAATATGCCAAGTAGGAGAGCCTACACGTGATGGCAAACAATCATGGCACTCCAGCACCACTTTTCAACTTGCCCTATGCCAAAACCTTTTGGAAATATGCCAAAAGATCAGATCATTTTCAGAATGGCATTATTTTGCAAAAGTGCTGAAACATCAGATTTTCCAAAAAAATGGATGCTGAAAGACAGAACTTTTGCTGTAATAACATACTTATTACATCCATTTTTTACTTCCCAAGAGCTCCCTTGCAACAGGACAGCATATTCTGGATGCATACTATGTGGCTAGGTtggaagaatattgatatattCTCTGCTTCTCATAAAGGACAGGTAAAAGTGATGATGCAGCATTGGTGGCAAATACAGAGGGGAAGCTAATTAGGTTGGTAGAGGAGTTTGCATGGATGTGTAGGAGAAGGAAACTGATGGTTAATGTAGAAAAGAGTAAGATAATGTGGTGCACCAGGGAGGCAGATGTTAGGATGAAGATAAGGCTGAATGATGAAGAGCTGGAAGAAGTAGACTGTTATGAATATCTTGGATGTACAGTTTGAGAGTAGGGCACTTGGAATGAATGTAGAAAATATTATATGAAAGGATAGTAGTGCCTACTGCACTGTATGGTGCTGAGACTTTGAGTATGGGAgtaggagacaaggagagattGAGTGTGATTGAGTTGGGATGTCTAAGGAGTATATGTGGAGTAACTTGATGGACAGAGTCAGAAACAAAGAAGTTAGAAGGAGAACGAGTGTTGCAAAAGACTTGGCAGTATGGCAGAGCAATGTTTGCTGAAATGGTTTATGTTTGTTGAAAGAATGGGGAATAATAAACTGGTGAAGAAGTTAGTAAAATCAAGTGTGAGAGATGTGAACTTTAAGATGTAGGTTTCGTAAGAGCTGGATAGATAGCATAAAGGAGgcttaaagggaagaggattgACACTGGAGCATAGTAGAATGTGTGTGACAGAAGGGGATGGAGAGCAGTTGTGAGTAGTGGGAAATGACGCAGCCCTGCAACTTCTGAGAGAGGTGTCACACATCGATAGTCTCACATTGAAGGTGGAAAGTAAGGATCACAGTACAGGAAGATTAAATTATAGAAAAGTGAATTTTGGGGCATTAAGGGAGCATTGTTACTAAAATGTATGAACTTTTCAAGAAATTGACAAAAATAAGATTATTGTTTCTAAAATATGACTCTATGATAGTAACACTTACAAATTTTCAGCCTGAAACTTAGTTTCTAAATGTCTTTTTattaatagaataaataaaaatattgtgaCCGTAGGCAACTCCAATGTACAGACAGTGTGTATTGTTATTAGGTAATTTTACAAGatacaattattttttctttgcttgaATGAAATAATTATTGTGTGGATGCTTCTGACATCTTTTCACTGTATGTCTGAATAGCTGACAGCTTTGTAGCATCAGTGATGCCTGCACATTTTTTCGGAGATGGATGAGTTGTGAGGTTGGCTTTgcccttttcctgttttattgcCTTGTGTACTCCACAAACCTTTATGATGGGGAGGGTGGCAGGGTATGTAAAGGAATTCTCCAGGAGAGAATGAATGCAAGAAAGGCAACTAAACTCAGAAAGGAGATGTAGCAGCATGCCAAGTAAATGACTCAAGATATGAACCTAACCATCCAGTTCCTTGGGCTTCATGTCCTGTAATACTGACATGTACTGGCCAATTAGTGCTAAGAGGAAGACTTTCGTGAGTGAGATGGAAGGAAACCCAATGTCTCCCTTtgttggggggaagggggagttaAAAGCAGCACTGGAGTTTAAATACCCCGTAACTTTAAAAGTGATGGGCCTCGGGGATGTGGTAGGGGAGAATACTTGCTATGAAGGAGCCTTGTTCTGCACTAAATGGTCTAAGCTGTTCAACTGATCCCCATTAAGTGAGCACatgtttactttctctctttagtCATGGGCCAAGGGGCTGAGAGGGTgctgtgaatgagtgtgaatgtgaaagttatGTGCTTTGTCTTTGCTACCCTCTTTTGGGTGAGGCAAccttggtatatatatatatatatatatatatatatatatatatatatatatatatatatatatatatatatatatatatgtgtgtgtgtgtgtgtgtgtgtgtgtgtgtgtgtgtgtgtgtgtgtgtgtgtgtgtgtgtgtgtgtgtgtgtgtgtgtaaaaggaaCAGGGCAAATCCCTTCCTCCATGTCTTATTCCTTCATTGAAACAAAGTATATCTTGTCTTAGTGTATCCCTTTTTATTGAGATCCTAACCCTGTACAAATGAATATATGGGATTCTTAAGATTTTCATTTAACCATTTCCATGAATAATCTTTCTCATATGAACTTTACATGTGCTTGCAGGTCAGAAGTTCCAGCTGACCAGAGTCAAGGAAAGCAAACAGATGCTGATTCCTTGAGGCCCATCACATCAGGTGACTTCAAGCAGGCTTTGGGGAAGATGAAGCAATCGCGGGTGTACAACAGGCAAGCCGAAGCCTTGCTCAAGATGGACCTAGACTGAAGTGTCTACTTGGCATTTCAAATGGCATAGTATGTGACTATTTAGTTAGTTAAACTGATATATTAATAATAGATTTTTTTGTAGTACTGTTACATCTTCAGAGTCAAAttttataatataaataaattataaaccAAAGTACTCTTAACTGcacatatgatttttttttttactttttttttgtcaggagTTTGAATCACATTTCCATGTATTTACATTCATGGttcattgacacacacacacacacacacacacacacacacacacacacacacacacacacacacacacacacacacacacacacacacacagtttcctgTACTGAACTAATGAAATCTGGAGTGATTTGAAgaaaggtggttgtggcaaacggTGTACACATGTtgaaagagaaactggataagatgagctttggcttgtgccctgtacaatacaactaggtaaataaacacacacacacactcaaatatatatatttacagtgATACCTTGACTTACGAGTGCCCCAACTCACAAATTTTTTTGAGATACGAGCTGTCGCTTGGACGATATTTTGGTTTGAGTTGTGAGCCAAAATCCAAGATATGAGCAAGCTTCAGATACTCAGCTGCTGGTTGGCACTTGGCACAGCATGCCCCATAATAACTGCCCAGCATTCCTtgtctcactcattcacttaatATGTTTTTAtacaatgtttttatttataaataCATTTTCTTAAAGTAGATGCTCAATATAGTGAacatgtatggagagagagagagagagagatgcatataGAATGGTTAGAAATATTGGAACAccattccactacatggataaagatatgatgagaaaggtAATTACCACTATGACTAgaccaaagctggaatatgcCGAGTCATTGTGATCTTCCCACATgaagaaacatgtaaaaaaaactagaaaggatacaaaggatggcaataAAAGTGATTCCAGAACTGGGGGAATTAACATATAAAGACAGGTTAAAAGAAATTAATCATTCAACAgtggaatgaagaagagaaaggagagacttaatactaatttataaattgtggaatagaTTGGAAGAAACagataatgagaaactgctgctaaaagaagtaggaaatacCAGATAAACACAAGGgcacagcaaaaaaaataagaaaaggaaggtgtttgagtaacataaagaaatatagcttcccacagagaaatgtagaagtttggaacaagctcaGTGAGGTTGTAGTATTGGCAGTGAGTGCGCACAACTtcaaggaaaaactggacaacTGTAGACATGGGAACAGAACCACACGAgcatagctcaggccctgtatattacaactaggtaaacacacacacacacacacacacacacacacacacacacacacacacacacacacacacacacacacacacacacacacactaactaggGTGGACGGAGATTATGTGGGTGTGTCTCCTTTCATGTGTAAtaacccctgttcacctagcagtgagtaggtatgggatgtaagttgaggagttgtgaccttgtcccagtgtgttgtgtgtgagtggtcttgGTCCAACCCAAAGCTTGGTcagtatgagctctgagctctccATAGGAGGACAGCTGGCTGTCTCGAGAGAGACCAGCAGCAGACTGTACAGTgaatacatagagagagagagagagagagagagagagagagcaatgtgtTATTGGCCATTGTCGGAATCGTTCTTTGGCTACCACACAGTTACATTTCATCCCTCAAACATGTAGTTGACTGTGACAGCCAACTCTCCTGTGTTTTAAGACCTATGATGTTTGTAAAATAAAGCAAGCATTTGGTAATTTTGAAATATTCCATAATTTGTGAAGtttcataaaataaaacaagtgtaCAATAGCCTTAAAGGGGTTGTTATACCTGAACTTTGGTAAACAGACGTTTGTTATATCAACAGTTTACTGTATTCAAAAACATGTAACCAGAAAATTAGGGTGAGTTTTTGGGGATGGAACAAATTAATGGCATTTCAATAAATTTCAGTGGGGAAAATTGATTTGACATGAGCAAATTGAGTTGTGAGCCCTGTTATGGAACAAATTAAACTCATAAGTCAAGataccactgtgtgtgtgtgtgtgtgtgtgtatatatatatatatatatatatatatatatatatatatatatatatatatatatatatatatatatatattatactcaTTGTAATCTCAGAATTCTATGTATATCACCAAGGCAAcaaaatattcaataaaaagagaaaaaaattggtcCCAGAATCTCTGCAAAACATGTGAGTTAGCACTGTGCTGGCAAAACCAAGTCAAGCTAGACCAAACTTGGCATAACCtaatcagtaataattactgCATATGTTATAACATGAAAGGCTGCTGATTCTGGTTGTAGTTCTGGTTGAAGGTTGGTACCTTTAACTTTTGTAAAAGCAtctccctcatgtgttcttgttGACAGTTTCTTTTTGTGGTCTGATCTActtactttcttgtttctctcacctgCACATAAGCTTTGTTTACCTGGAGCATCTTGGTtcaagagaaagggaatgaactGATAACAAGGATgggggaagagataaaagaccagaggagacagatagataaattgtaAATACCATATGTAGAAAATGAAAATCAGATTATTGGTGAATTCTTGTTTGACAAGTAACATTGAAACAACAAAAGTAATACTCTACtgttttttggaagaaaatgtaaaatactaggaaaatgaagaaatac includes:
- the LOC135104226 gene encoding outer mitochondrial transmembrane helix translocase-like isoform X2, with the protein product MHTTYCPFYQDQYSLKYWTWWWLMVLTLAAAMERGELGRGEVLSLLVRLAFATAASYFTIKLLVSAMDPTSKQKKAAKKKAQEVMRRLGIKEKISLNEYELMIASQLVEPSQLTTSWRDVAGLTPIIQELRETLILPIQQRNRLHNSKLIQPPKGVLLHGPPGCGKTLLARAVAKEAGARFINLDVASLTDKWYGESQKLSSAVFSLAMKLEPCIVFIDEIDSFLRVRATGDHEATAMMKAQFLQQWDGLATDHGRCVVVMGATNRPQDVDRAILRRMPAAFHIPLPGVEQREEILRLVLREEAVREDADIAGLSRQTEGFSGSDLLELCRTASVYRLRHFLEIESEVPADQSQGKQTDADSLRPITSGDFKQALGKMKQSRVYNRQAEALLKMDLD
- the LOC135104226 gene encoding outer mitochondrial transmembrane helix translocase-like isoform X1; the protein is MFREIKRSQSRDTPCFQIPVTPLLGMVNDRISNFMHTTYCPFYQDQYSLKYWTWWWLMVLTLAAAMERGELGRGEVLSLLVRLAFATAASYFTIKLLVSAMDPTSKQKKAAKKKAQEVMRRLGIKEKISLNEYELMIASQLVEPSQLTTSWRDVAGLTPIIQELRETLILPIQQRNRLHNSKLIQPPKGVLLHGPPGCGKTLLARAVAKEAGARFINLDVASLTDKWYGESQKLSSAVFSLAMKLEPCIVFIDEIDSFLRVRATGDHEATAMMKAQFLQQWDGLATDHGRCVVVMGATNRPQDVDRAILRRMPAAFHIPLPGVEQREEILRLVLREEAVREDADIAGLSRQTEGFSGSDLLELCRTASVYRLRHFLEIESEVPADQSQGKQTDADSLRPITSGDFKQALGKMKQSRVYNRQAEALLKMDLD
- the LOC135104226 gene encoding outer mitochondrial transmembrane helix translocase-like isoform X3, with product MVLTLAAAMERGELGRGEVLSLLVRLAFATAASYFTIKLLVSAMDPTSKQKKAAKKKAQEVMRRLGIKEKISLNEYELMIASQLVEPSQLTTSWRDVAGLTPIIQELRETLILPIQQRNRLHNSKLIQPPKGVLLHGPPGCGKTLLARAVAKEAGARFINLDVASLTDKWYGESQKLSSAVFSLAMKLEPCIVFIDEIDSFLRVRATGDHEATAMMKAQFLQQWDGLATDHGRCVVVMGATNRPQDVDRAILRRMPAAFHIPLPGVEQREEILRLVLREEAVREDADIAGLSRQTEGFSGSDLLELCRTASVYRLRHFLEIESEVPADQSQGKQTDADSLRPITSGDFKQALGKMKQSRVYNRQAEALLKMDLD